A genomic segment from Methanocella sp. encodes:
- a CDS encoding peroxiredoxin, which translates to MLKINEKVPDFEAEAYQNDRIRKIKFSDYRGKWMVLVFYPGDFTFVCPTELQELGELYDDFKKEGSEVLSVSKDTVFVHKAWHDNSPAIQTIKYPMVADPSGKICREFGTLTEDEGLSLRGSFVIDPDGFLKCLEIQDTSIGRSMHELLRKLQAARFVREHKGRACPASWQPGEETLKPGLNLVGKI; encoded by the coding sequence ATGCTGAAGATCAACGAGAAAGTGCCTGACTTCGAGGCGGAAGCCTACCAGAACGACCGGATAAGGAAGATCAAATTTTCGGATTACAGGGGCAAGTGGATGGTCCTGGTATTTTACCCGGGCGACTTCACCTTTGTCTGCCCCACGGAACTGCAGGAGCTGGGCGAGCTGTACGACGACTTTAAAAAAGAGGGCTCCGAGGTGCTCAGCGTGAGCAAGGACACGGTATTCGTGCATAAGGCCTGGCACGATAACTCGCCGGCCATTCAGACCATAAAATACCCGATGGTGGCCGACCCCTCGGGAAAGATCTGCCGCGAGTTCGGCACGCTCACCGAGGACGAGGGGCTCTCCTTAAGAGGCAGCTTCGTCATCGACCCCGACGGCTTTCTTAAGTGCTTAGAAATACAGGATACCAGTATCGGCCGGAGCATGCACGAGCTGTTGCGTAAATTGCAGGCGGCCAGGTTCGTCCGCGAGCACAAGGGGCGGGCATGCCCCGCGAGCTGGCAGCCGGGCGAAGAGACGCTGAAGCCGGGCCTAAACCTGGTTGGCAAGATATAA
- a CDS encoding PH domain-containing protein, whose translation MIQKVSTNFDSEETILWTGKPSGIRSSIKDKAQINATSYTVTSQRITIKSGLIGKKEEDIDLYRIKDIKVNQSLKDRAMGIGDIEIVLIDGTMKIMLEEVKDPNNVKETVRKAMIAEKTAQRTTHVQKEVVKEVVKIPCKYCGGLIESTSTKCPICGAPLNPFK comes from the coding sequence GTGATACAAAAAGTAAGTACCAATTTTGATAGCGAAGAAACGATCCTGTGGACCGGAAAGCCGTCTGGCATAAGATCCAGCATCAAAGACAAGGCTCAGATTAACGCCACGAGCTACACGGTGACGAGCCAGAGAATTACCATCAAATCCGGCCTCATCGGCAAGAAAGAGGAGGATATTGACCTCTATAGGATAAAAGATATCAAGGTCAACCAGAGCTTAAAAGACCGGGCGATGGGCATTGGCGACATCGAAATCGTCTTAATTGATGGCACCATGAAGATTATGTTGGAGGAGGTCAAGGATCCCAACAACGTCAAGGAGACCGTAAGAAAGGCCATGATCGCCGAAAAGACTGCGCAGAGGACCACGCACGTCCAGAAAGAGGTCGTCAAAGAGGTCGTCAAAATACCGTGCAAATACTGTGGCGGCCTCATCGAGAGCACAAGCACAAAATGCCCCATCTGTGGTGCGCCGTTGAACCCGTTCAAGTGA